A section of the Callospermophilus lateralis isolate mCalLat2 chromosome 14, mCalLat2.hap1, whole genome shotgun sequence genome encodes:
- the LOC143380616 gene encoding mitoregulin translates to MADVSERTLQVSVLVAFASGVLFGWQANRLRRRFLDWRKRRLQDKLATTQKKLDLA, encoded by the coding sequence ATGGCGGACGTGTCGGAGAGGACGCTGCAGGTGTCGGTGCTGGTGGCTTTCGCCTCCGGAGTGCTCTTCGGCTGGCAGGCGAACCGGCTAAGGAGGCGCTTCCTGGACTGGAGGAAGCGGAGGCTGCAGGACAAGCTGGCGACGACGCAGAAGAAGCTGGACCTGGCCTGA